From the genome of Jeotgalibacillus aurantiacus:
TCCTCGCCATCAAAATCACGTGAAATGAACGTTGCTGTGATTGTAGGCGTGTTGAACTCTACTGATTCACCCTTTGTATTCGCCGTTCGTGATGGACGAGCGAATTTCCCTTTGAATAACCATACAAAAGCATCATCC
Proteins encoded in this window:
- a CDS encoding major tail protein codes for the protein DDAFVWLFKGKFARPSRTANTKGESVEFNTPTITATFISRDFDGEEKATIRKNATNSAITDSWFEAVYEPVPTP